Proteins found in one Thermococcus celericrescens genomic segment:
- a CDS encoding type II toxin-antitoxin system VapC family toxin has product MIVLDANVLVDALFEGNPERRKLALDFFKMAEGNPVYIPRIFIIEVLSVAKRLGVGIDYRTLLSLIEEFNVKDENELFNLAVYVSENVHPRAVDAYYIATAMLTGSVLVSNDKIMVKNSRKAGIEAFYLLEEFDKLRESLSDI; this is encoded by the coding sequence ATGATAGTTTTGGACGCCAACGTTCTCGTTGATGCTCTCTTCGAGGGAAACCCCGAAAGAAGAAAGTTGGCACTAGATTTTTTCAAGATGGCGGAAGGTAATCCAGTGTACATTCCGAGGATTTTTATAATTGAAGTGCTGTCCGTGGCGAAAAGACTCGGTGTGGGAATTGATTACCGGACACTGTTGAGCTTAATCGAGGAATTTAACGTAAAGGACGAGAACGAATTGTTCAACCTCGCTGTTTACGTCTCTGAGAATGTCCATCCTCGTGCGGTTGATGCCTATTACATAGCCACCGCCATGCTTACTGGAAGTGTTCTTGTTTCAAATGATAAGATAATGGTCAAAAACAGTAGAAAAGCTGGCATTGAGGCGTTTTATCTCCTTGAGGAGTTTGATAAGCTAAGGGAGAGCTTGAGTGATATTTGA
- a CDS encoding antitoxin family protein, translating to MEEIEAVYEDGVFKPLRKPHLHDREKVVIVVKERVVTEKFLQKLEKLSEALPKFENPSRLIEEDRR from the coding sequence ATGGAGGAGATTGAGGCCGTTTATGAGGATGGTGTCTTCAAACCCCTTAGGAAGCCGCACCTCCACGACCGCGAGAAGGTTGTCATAGTGGTTAAGGAGAGAGTTGTAACTGAAAAGTTCCTCCAGAAGCTCGAAAAACTCAGCGAGGCTCTCCCCAAGTTTGAAAACCCCTCGAGATTAATCGAGGAGGACAGAAGATGA